The region TAGGCTCTTTCCTCATCGCGGCAACATGCAACACTGTGTACCCTCTCGAGTTCCTATGGTTAACATCAGCGAGTCCAAGGTCGAGCAACTCAGTCGTGGTCTTTGCGTCACAGTATGCCACAGCGTAGTGAAGCGCATATGCTTCGTCTAAATTCGTATGACCCTCTTTCAGTAGCATTCGAACTAACTCGACGTCATCCGATTCCAGCGCCCGATGAATCCGCCGCACATGTTTATCGGGAAAACCTACGTTCTCGGGCTTGTCTAAACTGAGTTCCAGACGGGAATCAATGATTTGTTTCACAATGGGTTGAGGCAAGGCTTTGTCGAGTGTTACAATATCAACATCGGATTTCACAACGATTTCTACACACTTTGACACCAATTTTTCACAAACATTGCCGCACATATTTGCAATGTAAAGAACCACCAAGATATCATCTACGGCGACCCAGTCGATGATGTCCAGTAGATGTCTCTGTAAATTAAAAAACAGAACATAAATTCTGAAAACTTAAAATACTCTGTTCTGTTTTTCTAATTGCTTTTTTGATTCCTCGTCAAATCACAAAAAAggaagaaaggactaaattatactACCATTAGTTCACACATTTATCTCTGAATTCCCATATTTTTTTAGTACTCATATTTAGCAATCATAATCCAAGTAACGTAGcttaaatcatacaattttgtTATTAAGAGACTCTGATTTTTTAGTTATTCAAATATGTTACTAAAACTcaatagtaaatattaaatatgaatatgtgttggagtatattcaatttttttttctattcacaGAAATGCCTATGAATGCTCAATTTACAAATAACTTTTTATATCTGAAAATCAACAAAACTTGCTAATGTTTAACAGTGATTAGTTATTAGAACGATTATCTAATTTCTCCGAAATTGGAAATTcatacaataaataatcaatttaaacatGATTAAGATTCAAGGGggaaaaaataagctaaaatttgtTGCAATTTACTGACCTGATAAAGAGCAATTAATTCAGGGACCTGAAAAACGAACGCTGCATATAAAACTTCAGCAATGAAATCAACGGCCGGTCTACATCCAACGTGCGAACAACCATCGTCTACGCAAAGGCAAACGCCTTTAGGCAACGATTTAACTTTTCCGGTATACAAGTAAGCCAGAACGGCAACAAGCGAATTATAGCCGATCTCATAGTCTCTAGCCAACTCTTTGAGCTCAAACTTAGCTCCACTATCTTTCAGCCCGGAGAACACGGTCTTAAACACCGAACTCCTCGCTGACAAAATGCACCGGTGAACGGCCACCTCCCGACCGGAAGATAGCGCGATTTTTGCGTCGGAGTAAAAGTAATCGGAATCCGTCGATTCGTAAAGGGACTCGAGGTTCTTGGAGAGGAGTTGAAGAGCGGCGACGTCCGGAGTGTTCAACGGTTCCGACGAAACAAGTGTTTCGGAGGTGGTTGTCGCAGCGGCGGGGACGATACAGCACGTGGTGCTGTTGTTGTTACTGATTTCGTTCGAATCCGAAAATCCATTTCTATGATccatagaaaaacaaaaaaagaaactaTTTGAAACTCAAAGCTACTTGTTTAGGTACCTGAAGAAGAAAGCAACGATTCGCCATGGAAATTCTGAGAGGAAATAAAAAGTCAAAGGAGagagattaaagaagaagagtttAGCCATTGATGAGCTAGCATCAGCTAGGAGAAGAAGAACATGGCGTGACGaagaacttaaaaattaaaaattaataaaaataaaaattgttagaTACTCTTTTATTGAATCTAGGTTAAATTCTtctattagtccctgtacttctCAAAAGTTATCGATTTAATCACTGCACTTTAATTTGAACATCTTggtccctttacttttcaaatttcaaaaattcaatcaTCATCATTGTTAAACTGATTAAGTTAAGttctattattttcaaaatctaatgcGTCAACCacattattatatatgtaatgacTAGAGGTAATCATGAAcccagcccggcccatttttttaataaacatcaaaaatttattttaaaaataaaaaatttattttaaaaatattttaaaataaaaaaaataaaaaatatatttattatattcggacTGGGACGGGCTGGGCCAAAAAAAGTGGTGCTCGAGGCCCGgcctgttttctaaacgggcctcatttttttgcccaaacccatatttcaggCATATATTTTTatccgaaccctcccatatttcgggagggccgtcgggccaggccgggtcgcccggcccatgatcacctctagtaaTGACATATCAACTAGTAATTGCGTTTAAAATGGATCTAATTGCTATTGATTgggttaggattaaattgaaattttaaaaaaattatatggactaaaattgacaaattttgaaCGTATGGAGGCTAATTGCGATCAAATtgaagtataaagactaaatagACTACTTTCAAAAAGTATAGTGACTAATAGAAGAATTTAACCTTAGATGTATTataatattttccattttttacATGTTTTAAGATTGCTCTTTATTTTAATATAGATTCATGTGTTTTTCCCCGGCTTTTCGTCCGTACATTAGGACCACCTGTTTTGCCTTTTTTCTCAGGTTGCCTTTATGAATCTGGGATTTGACGGCCCTGATTTAGTTTTAGACTCAAAGTGGGATAATCAATCAAGACCAGAAAGAAAATTAAATGTTCAAATATGTACCAAGTCCCTGTACTTTTTCTGAATTCggaatttagtcctttaacttttcaaatttcaaaatataagtcCAAGTGTTAGTACCGTTAAAATCTTTATATTAAAATTAcaggtgtgacattttgaaataatatgCATTAGGTTCAAAATTTACTCAATCAAGTAttatattattcaaattcaacttACTTTATAGCTCAAGCTCAGTTTAATAATGATTGAGTTGagtttaaacttttttaaaagaaattacaaATTACGTGTACAATTGTTCAAATATTCACTTACCAATATAGATCATTTTACCCTTGTATTAAGAGTCAAATTATATTTTGCCCCATCTACTCAAAACATGGGTCAATTAGTCATTATACTTTAGATG is a window of Gossypium hirsutum isolate 1008001.06 chromosome D08, Gossypium_hirsutum_v2.1, whole genome shotgun sequence DNA encoding:
- the LOC107932804 gene encoding regulatory protein NPR1-like, which gives rise to MDHRNGFSDSNEISNNNSTTCCIVPAAATTTSETLVSSEPLNTPDVAALQLLSKNLESLYESTDSDYFYSDAKIALSSGREVAVHRCILSARSSVFKTVFSGLKDSGAKFELKELARDYEIGYNSLVAVLAYLYTGKVKSLPKGVCLCVDDGCSHVGCRPAVDFIAEVLYAAFVFQVPELIALYQRHLLDIIDWVAVDDILVVLYIANMCGNVCEKLVSKCVEIVVKSDVDIVTLDKALPQPIVKQIIDSRLELSLDKPENVGFPDKHVRRIHRALESDDVELVRMLLKEGHTNLDEAYALHYAVAYCDAKTTTELLDLGLADVNHRNSRGYTVLHVAAMRKEPKIIVSLLTKGARPSDLTIDGRKALQISKRLTRAADYYKSTEEGKASPKDRLCIEILEQAERRDPLHGEASLSLAIAGDDLRMKLLYLENRVGLAKLLFPMEAKVVMDIAQVDGTSEFTFATINSNKLNGAQTTVDLNEAPFRIQEEHLNRLKALSRTVELGKRFFPRCSEVLNKIMDADDLSQLACGGIDTAEERVVKRQRYMELQDVLSKAFHEDKEEFDRSAISSSSSSKSIVVTRPKGTAHC